One genomic region from Reichenbachiella ulvae encodes:
- a CDS encoding NAD-dependent epimerase, producing MEKKILVTGAAGFIGFHVVKSLVADQAYKIIGLDNINDYYPMTLKFERLKALGIHPDFIRYGKATKSKTFDRFEFIRMDITDEKSLTNLFEESGFDYVIHLAAQAGVRYSIDNPNAYIQSNIVGFNNILEACRENPVKHLVYASSSSVYGLNSEQPFSIHHKVDEPASLYAATKKSNELMAHTYSHLFGVPTTGLRFFTVYGPWGRPDMAPMLFAKAISNGEPIKVFNNGQMERDFTYVDDIVTGVCRVMENAPRENHHGIPYRIFNIGNSKPVQLMDFIEVIGKALGKEVKKNFLPMQEGDVVSTYADTSELKKEIGYQPKVSIEEGVSNFVDWYKKFYK from the coding sequence ATGGAGAAGAAAATATTAGTTACAGGAGCTGCGGGCTTTATTGGTTTTCATGTGGTAAAATCTCTGGTGGCAGATCAAGCATACAAAATCATTGGATTGGATAATATAAACGATTATTATCCGATGACTTTGAAGTTTGAAAGGTTAAAAGCTCTTGGCATTCATCCCGATTTTATTCGCTATGGCAAGGCGACTAAAAGCAAAACCTTTGATCGTTTTGAGTTTATCCGAATGGATATAACTGATGAAAAATCTTTAACGAATTTATTTGAAGAGTCAGGATTTGATTATGTAATTCATTTGGCTGCTCAGGCAGGTGTGAGGTACAGTATTGATAATCCTAATGCCTACATTCAATCTAATATAGTTGGTTTTAATAATATTCTGGAGGCATGCAGGGAAAACCCCGTTAAGCATTTAGTTTATGCAAGTAGCTCTAGTGTTTATGGTCTGAATAGTGAACAGCCTTTTTCTATACATCATAAGGTGGATGAGCCAGCTAGTCTTTATGCTGCCACAAAAAAGAGTAATGAGCTAATGGCTCATACCTACAGCCACCTTTTTGGAGTACCTACTACAGGGTTAAGGTTTTTTACAGTATATGGACCTTGGGGTCGTCCTGATATGGCGCCAATGCTATTTGCTAAAGCTATCTCAAACGGTGAACCAATTAAGGTGTTTAATAACGGTCAAATGGAGAGAGATTTTACTTACGTGGATGATATTGTGACTGGTGTTTGTCGAGTGATGGAGAATGCACCTCGGGAAAATCACCATGGCATTCCCTATCGAATATTTAATATTGGAAATAGCAAACCAGTTCAGCTCATGGATTTTATTGAGGTAATTGGTAAAGCATTAGGCAAGGAGGTGAAAAAGAATTTCCTGCCAATGCAGGAAGGGGATGTAGTGAGTACTTATGCAGATACAAGTGAACTCAAAAAAGAAATTGGCTATCAACCTAAGGTAAGTATAGAAGAAGGTGTAAGTAATTTCGTGGACTGGTATAAAAAATTCTATAAATAG